The following nucleotide sequence is from Diospyros lotus cultivar Yz01 chromosome 3, ASM1463336v1, whole genome shotgun sequence.
CCCCTTATGGATTGTTTTGTTTTAGTTGCATATGGTTGTTACATATCGAGTCTTGCAAGATGATCTTGTTTTATTTCTGCTACCATATATCgtcgttttttatttttttattttttttaaaattggcTAAAACCCTTGCATGAACCATCGAGTGGTGGCATTATCTTTTAGTAGTATCAGAGTCTTGGCTCGGTATTTTCAACCTATGCTTGAATGTTATGTAGCGTATCGTGTGTTTTGGCcatgtataatttatttgaagttacaaatttatttactttatttatatttcatttgacttgtataatttattcttaattgtttatttatatgtgtgcaAGTGTGGACAATTACTtgtaatcatttaaattattgttgtgGATTATAACTGTTAAAATTTAGATATATCTAGTTTCCAAAGTAAGATAAGGAGAAAACTTTGATGGTGGTTTTCCTAAAATTTGTAGTAATTtaggagtgtatctagttttcaagttAAGGCAATGTGGAAACTttggtgagattagtggaactccaagggtggttgagaccttagaagagtggagtaggtgtatGTGGAGAcatcaaaccactataaattgttttgtgtcttatttatttattgttgctATATCTTGTAACTTAcaattcattaatttcaaactcatatatatatatatagttacaaaagtttaatttatttaaaaattaataacaaaaattttaattaagtaaattgtcaaaaattttaaacactcaattcactctCTTTTGAGTGATCATATCATAAGGGACCAATACTCATTCCCAAGGTTGTCTCGCCGCCACCATCGCCTCCTGCAAGCCATGGCCGCCCTCGGTAATGGAGATAAGGTGCTTCTGTTAGCATGGACCAAGCGCGTCACCAAGTAGAGGAAGGCAGCCACCGCTTCCATAGTcgttgataagtgtcttttatacacttattttggtctataaacttagcatttatacattcaatgagcatgatttctacttgatttggttctatatatggttatgtagatgtggagcatgtgttaaagcggacatggagcaaaaagagtgattttgggCATGATGAGAGTGAAatgaagcttggaggcatggtcgtGTATCGattcaaaagaaagcaaaagagtatcgagagcaaaaagtggaagatgataaagaaagaagcaaaagaagaaggctagTGGACTTATAGcagaatgcataccgctgtagaaCCGCTATAaggtttagtttctggagctcacagtcttacagcggaatgcataccgctgtaagatcgctttaggaattgctatctggagctcacggtcttacagcggaatgcataccgttgtaagaccgctttaggaattgttatctggagctcacgggtctacagcaacaagcatacctcGGTAGGATTGTGGTAAGGTTCAAAGCTTCGTGAAAATGTCATTTTAAGCCCATTTCAATCCAAATCAAAGAGGGATAGACTCCTTCAATGTGTAGGACTTTAATAACCTAAAAaccactatataaagacttattcttaagggttttagagtttttgAGAGGAAGGGAAGCGGACGAAAGATTGAAGactcttgggttgtatttttcttttctttctcaatctctactatggattcaaattcttttctttttcttttgattgagagcatgcatagctaagtgtttatagctagggtgaatgatgaaacctcgacttctaatggtttgatttaaagttatttggtttgctattttcttatctatccgggttgattgtttgttatgtttataatgttgttttgatgcttgatcaccattgaaacttatttgtgatttgtattgctttcaaGAAATTCAATACGGATTAGAtatggtagcaaacaacgtagggtccgataataggtagagataccgttatgccttatgaaatctttttgtgatgatctccgtgattgaatccatgtttatatgttcgaaggttaattagagatagttaatctcatatatatacatagaactgaatgaccatcgagagaggcttttggttgtaattagattatcgattttcaacctaagataaggaatagcaagacccgagtaatgaataattgaatcatagaaggccgatggtggattcacaaaccctagtgctTTAACTTTGAgaatttttgaatcaaaaaaattgttttgtttgcatcttttattagtaaattagttttcattatagttgaagtctttgttaatgtgtgtgttaggttaaagttaaatcaattagagtaaacgtcaaaagttagttctcgtgggtacgacactccattcatcactatattacttgtcatGATCCGTCCACTTACAGGATAAAATAGGCCGAACAGTCGTCGACGATTATATCCGATGATTCAAGTCCGGTGCTATGCTGGTAAGGCTCTTACGCCGTGCTTCATtgatttttgtgttgtttttttgaatttaagGGTTTAGGGTTGGGAGCATTGAatgcggggggggggggggggggggagtacGTCATTGTCGGTTTCTTGCATGTTTTTATCAATTGCTAATGAGTTGTCCTTCTCTTCTGCTGCTCCTGATCAAATTTCTTTGTCATGCCCTTGGATTTGAGTCATATCACTGATGTAATATTTTCTACGTGTCATCCATGGAGTTTTCGAGGCCTGAATTTGCGGAATGATGAATTCAGTAGAATGAcgaatatttgttttttaaacttttagataGGGAATTTGACACTCAAAACTTTTCTTCATCTGTTAAGTATTTGTGTGAGGAATCCACAGGACAGGACAGGACAGGACAGGGACGTATAGGCATTCAGTATGCTTTGGGCATTGATGaaattatatgtgtgtgtgtgttattgTATAAATACAATGGGAGATTGAAGCACAATATTTGTCGGAACATCAGATTTTGGCTCACTATTTGGTGAATTGCCCATGGGATCCCAAAACATATACGTTTATaaactcttatattttcatCCCCAAGTATGAACCATAAATTGGAACCAAATGGACATTGAGGATATGTGTATggtttgtttttaattactatgataataataatagaattttgtaaatattattaataattgtttaaatatattgtagattttatatttatgtttatttaaatgtattatgaaatttatatttattgtttacgTTTGTTGTATTATgttgaactattttttataattttttatattaaaaattaaatttataaaaaaaaatcttatatttttttaatttacattttaccttgtattttttatttcttattttgtttttttttaaaaatattgtttctCTGTTTTCGTTTTgtatccaaaatatttttcatttttcaattccgTACAATCTAGATATGTTCATAGGGTAGGATAGGATGAAAAAGACTGATATCACACATGTTATGAAGATTGATATATTATCCAACGTGGACTAATAGGGGGTGATGTGCAGGCGCCATCATTCCCCATGAGGTCCACGTCTCTTCTCTTAAATTGTTAATGCCAAATGTTATTGGTGAAGCATCAAATGATGTCGTTTTGAGTCAAGGAAGTGGAGAGCCATGACAGGCAACCTCGGGCTTCCCTATAGCACCTGCTAGATGGCCATGTGGCAACCATTCTCATCCCCAAATGGCACTTAATTGTTCTTTTCCATGAGAATATCGATCGTGTTGCACGATCTAATTCTGGCCATCTAGCTTACCTTTATGAAGCTCCATCCCAGCCATCcagaattattatttatctctcgCATTGGGATTTGAAGCGATAATCaaagaaagaagggaaaaaataaGGGTTTTCTCGATCAATCAGGGGTGGGGAGGGGGCGCCTTGTGGGTTCCTTCGTTTTTGTTATGTATAGCTCTTGTATAcgatttccttttattttttggttcaaTAAGTTGAACCTCTAATCTGTATTAGTGATTATCGGGCATTTTGATTAGCGAAAGTTTGTGTGAACCGTTTTTCTCAAGAGTGAATCTCTTTTCTTATATaatgcagtgagctcttcttaTCGGAGCTCAACATGAATATAATCCTAATTTGGAGTGAATCATAATAAATCTCTTTGCGTTACTTTTTCCTTTGCTTTCTTGTTATATGCATGTTTTCTGTTTATGGTTTATGCTTCCGATTAAGTTTTTATGATTAAGTCTAAAAGTTTTTAGTAATATGAAGGCCGTGTTTGTGTATGGtttgtttattgtttttgtCCAACACTAAGCAATTGCTATGTTATCACACAGAAAACATAACAATTCTTATCACAAAGATAATCAATCATATGCAGATATAGTTTGTGACAgtatactattattattatacagaAAACAATTAATAGGAAAAGACATATTTGCCCCCCGAGAGAGAAAGGCCATCTGCGTACGTAGATAAAAGCAACGAATTCAAGATGAGATCCTTCCAAAATTGTCATTGTCTGATTACAATATTCAgttcaattcaaatcaaatcccCAAAATCATAAGatggctctctctctccctctaccCCCATCTCCTCTCCTCTTCCCCTCGCTTCTCcctttctcctcctccttcgtCATCGTCTTCTTCCCCTTCCTCATTTCTGCTTCCTCCTCGGATTACTCGAAGCTGGTCTTCAAAGGCTGCTCCAACCAGAAGCTCCAGGACCCCACCGGCGCCTTCTCCCAATCCCTCAAAACCCTCTTCTCCACCCTCCAATCTCAATCCTCCGCCTCCAAGTTCAACAAGACCACCGCCGACAGCGGCGGCCAGGCCGCCGTCGTCGGCCTCTTCCAGTGCCGCGGCGACCTCTCCGGTTCCGACTGCAACAAATGCGTTGCCAAACTCCCTGCCATGGCCCAGAAGCTCTGCGGGCCGACAATCGCCGCCAGGGTCCAGGTCGGCGGGTGCTACATGAGGTACGAGGTGGCGGGGTTCAAGGAGTCGGCGGCGGAGGAGCTGCTGTACAAGGTTTGCGGGTCGCGGAAGGCGAGCGGCTCCGGGTTCGGGGACAGGCTGGAGACGGCGCTGGGAGAGATTGAGAAGGGGGTGGGGAGTGGGAATACTGGGTTCTACACTGGAAGCTATGAATCCGTGTATGTGTTGGGTCAGTGTGAAGGCGATCTGGGAACTGGGGATTGCGTGGAATGCGTGAAAAGCGCAGTGGAAAGAGCCAAAAGCGAGTGTGGAAATTCAATCTCCGGGCAAGTTTATCTCTACCTCTGCTACATCAGCTACTCTTACTACCCAAATGGGGTGCCACTCCCTGGCAGCAGCAATTCGCTCTCAGGTAACAACAAAATCTTAAAGCAGAAGGAAATATAATGATTTAGGGGCTGTTTGGTAACGGAAAACAATTTGAATGGTGCAGGAAGAACTGGCCGGAATGCACAGAAGACGGTGGCGATTGTGGTGGGAGGGGTGGCGGGTTTCGGGATCTTAATTGCGTTTCTGCTTGTTCTGAAGTCGGCgttcaagaagaaagaagtcAAGTTTTACGCGGGATGAACATAGGCTGCTTTTGATGGTGGCGCTGCAACTGGAAGAGGCAAGTTTTGCTTTGGGCATGGCGCGCGGTCGGATATTTCTTTGCCTCCAAGTATTctatgtttcttttcttttatctttttcattgttttttgGGTGTAAATGGGCAGAGATTATATTGGTAGGTTCATCAGATTATGATAAGAATACCGTGTTCTGCTTTACATAAAATACTAATGGTGATGATTTGAGTGTGGCTATTTTACTGGGAAACTCAAAAGGAAAGGGGAAGGAAAGTACAATGAAAGAGCTTGATGATTGACCCCCCAAGGCAATAGTGAATAACCATGTGTCATGAAAAAGTTGAGGGGGGAAAAAAAGCTGTGTTATATTACACGCattcagaaaaagaaaagctaaTTGAAAGGAacttgtgataaaaaaaaaaaaaaaaaaaagaaaagaagagaaaatggcCGCTTCCAAGCAAATACATCAGCTTCAAGTGAGTCTAAAGTTACTCATTTGGTCTTGTTTCGAACAGTAGCAATAACAATTACAAGCTCTTTCGAGTCAACTTTTGATTCTTTATTACTcgttttaatttttgcctttcttggaAACACAATTGCATCACCTTGTCTTCCTTCTGGCCTAACAAGGTTGGTAGGATTGACGATAATGGCGACAAAATGTCACGATTCGATGATTTTCGTAGTGGGGTGGCTCGCATGTGCAAGCACTCCAACGCTCAAGTCGGTGAGAGTTTAGAATCTCAGAGTGTTGGTAAGCCTTGGAAAGAATATATATTGACCTATAACCATATTcacttatataaaaataaaggtaCCTTGTATGTTGTCAGCCATCGTGGGAGGATAGAGGGCAGAGATGCGCAGTAGTGATAAGGATCATCCTCAAAGATTCTGAATTCGATGAATATTACGAGCTAATGAGGATCAGCGTGCAAGTTGCTCGGAGTTGATAGAATCCGTTATTGGCGCAAGGATCTTAACTTAGATGGAAAGATTATTTGAGCTTCTTGGGTTGAGATCTAGTTTGGGGGCAGGCTTGGTGACAAGTTGTGGGCCCACAGCTCAATAGATTAGTACGATCCAAAGCCCTCCAGGTTGAATGTTAGGAAGGGCGAGCATTCAAGCTTAGAGTGTAGCCGAGGTAATGATCTAATTTGCCTCAACGTTGGATTGAGCTTGCTGGAGCCGAGCTCGCTACGACCGAGCTTGGATATGGACAAGCTCAGCAGTTCAAGGGGTGTTTTTTGAGGTGCTGACAAGTAGCGCACGTGATTTTGAGATTTGAGGCATTAGGTTCGAAAGATAGGGCATCGTAAATCGACAGGGAGCCATTCCATCACTTCCACTCACGGTGTTTAACGCGTGATAGGTGGCGCGATTTCAATGGGTGATTGACACTTGATCTTTGTCCGTTGGATGCATTGGGTCTCGATCTCGATTGTTGAGCGATATCTATATAAGGGCATTTATAGGTTGCTTTCCTACTTTTCTATTCTGTTTTCTACATTCGTAGGTTGTTCTCAGGCTTTTGCTTTTTGGTGACCCTCTCGCTACCATATTGCTTCCATCCTTGATTGTTAGTAAATTTTCATTTCCGACACTTTGCCAAACTTCTCAGGTAATTCCTCAGGTTTGATTTGTCATTCTTTTGCACTTTCGTTTTGGCATTGCGGTTCCCCTATTATCGATCGTCATTGTGAGACCAGGGGGCAAATTTGGGGAGGAGAACGAATATACAACCGTCATAGGGGGACCCTCGGTGAGGCATCCAGTGCTCTCACGAGCCTTGTTATCTTGGGTTTAGGAGAGCAACTTTTAGGTATAGATCGGGGGGTTTTAAGGATAGCTCGGAATAGGCGTGGGATGTTGATTTATGATGACTATTTATCTTGGTCCTTTGGGGACATTGTAGGTACTACATACATAACTAGCAAGATTATTATGGGCATCATGAGTGGCAACGAGGAGACTAGGCCTAACGAAGTGGGTTTATCTTCAGGTTTTCCTTAGGGTAGATACGCTTGGGTTAGTGAGAATGTGGCTAAGATCGCCTCTGTGTATAACTCCTCCGAGAGAATCGTCGAGCTGAGGAAGCGGGTACTTTTGTCACTTGTCGGGGATGGGGGCCTCTTTGTGTGCCGCCCATGTGGGGAGAAAGAGTGAGTTCACATGGAGTTAGCTTCGGACATAGATTTGGGGTTAATCTACATGTACGAGACGTTCTTCACACGTCTTCGGCTAAACGTCGCTCCGACCCAACTACATCTGAATAATTGGGCCTTCGAAGTGTTTTCCAGATTTCTAGATCAGGAAGCGAGTACAGGGATGTTCTTCTACTTTTTCCAATCGAAAGGGGTCGAAAAAGGTAGTTGGGTGTCCCTGAACGGTCTCCTAAAGAGGCGATTGTTGAAGCCCCTTGATAGTTTTTACAAGGGTTTCAAGGGCAGCTTCTTCAAGGCGACCTCACGGGAAGACGAACTCGCCTTCTCCTTGAGCACAATGGCCTACAAAAGTACCCTCTATACTGGAGGAGCGAGCTGAGCTATCTCATGGGGTGCTTGAATATTGGAGCCTCAGCCTGGAGGATCAAGTAATGGTAGATGTGCTTAAGGCTTCTCTGATGTTGGAGACATCGACCCTCATTAAGCTCAGGGATGACCAAGAGGGTTTGGCCGAGTATATGCGTAGGCTCCtgctttgtttctttttccttgCCACTATCTGTTTTtgcttttcttcctcctctcatGCTTACTTGCTTCTTATCCTATCCATTTCTTGTTTTTAGACTCCATGGCCCTCAGGATGACCCCCGAGAAGGTGAGGAGATGTCTGGAGAGGAAGAAGGTCGAGGCAGGTAAGGCTGACTCAATCTCGACTAGCAGGCCTGTTAAATAGGCCGCTGTCTCTAGAGCTGTCAAGAAGGCTCCTGCTTGCGCTCCCCCTGCCCCATTGAAGGGCCCTACACTGGCTTCTCGACGTACCCCAAAAGCTGCCAAGGCCAAGGCCCCCACCCCTTCTCGTACCAAAGAGCCAACTAATGTTGAGGAGGGTTAACTGGTGTGGAGGAAGAGAAGGGTTGCGTGGGAGGAGGATACTCCGGGCTCAGCCGATGGGTAACACCCAGGGAGCCTGCGAAACAAATAGTTCCACCCTAAGGCATTCATTAAGGAGCACCTATTTGACCCTATCAATCGCCAAAAAATGCTGGACCTAGGGTAGCCTGGGCTTTACCGCTGGGCTGAGTTGCAGGCTCTTCGACTAGCGAGTGCGTGTCGTTCTTTGGAAGTGGAGTGCCAAGCCCAATGGCAAAGTATTGAGCATGCTCACAAATAGGAAGTCGAGCGAATAAGGGGAGATTTGGAGGTCGAGAAGGATCAGCTGTAGACGCAAGTTAACGAGGTGGAGTCGGCGACTATGAAGTTGGGTCGAGTCTACGAGAAGCTCATGGCCTAGAAGAAAACCTGGGAGGAGGAGCGGGACCGATAGAAGACTGAGTTGAAcctggcaaaggaaaatgagaagaagcTGAAGTTTGAGTTGGCAACTTCTCTCTTCGAAGCTAACCAAGCGAACCTCAAGGTTGCCCGCTTGAAGGTCGAGGTCAACAAGGCACGGTCCAAGATTGAGGGCTTGCTAGACGAGGTCGCCGACTAATTTGTGGTTGGGTATGAGAAGGCCTTGTCCCATGCCCGACTGCTTTTTCCTGGGGCCGACTTCTCTGCCTTCGACCTCTTCAAGGAGATCGTGGATGGCCGACTTATGGAACCAGTTGCTGCTAACCAAGTTGGCCTACCCAAGCCTCTGATGGGGGTAGTAGTATAGGCTGTAGAGAATCGGGCTGAGGGAGTTGCTAGCCAGTTGAGGGACTTGGCTATTGTCGACCTTGTCTTGGAGACGACTATTGCGACTAAGTCTGCTTCCAGGCCTTCTGGGCCGTAGCCTTGTaatccttcttcctccttttgTAATGTACACCCcagtttataataataaaataaggaaTCTTGCTTACCCATGTTGTTTAGTGTTAATTTGTCCACTGCTCTTGTTTTGTTGGCATTGTTTTGTACGACTCACTTTTTATTTCTAACATGAAGTCCAGCACGCACTAGTTTttgtattgaatctttgtatggcATGTTGTCAATTTCGTAGTATGTTTTGCTTCCTGTTTCATTTTGAACACTAGGTTAGGTGAGTGCTTCTGGTTTTGAGGGGATTTAAGGAGGTCAGGATAACCCGAGGTTCACTCGCTTGGACTGGCTTGAGCGTAGATGGGCGGACTAACCGAGCCTGGTTGGGCAGGGCACGGTTTAAGAGACCGGGATAACCCAAGGTCTGCCCGTCGGGACTGGCCCGAGCGCAGGCGAGCAGACTGACTGAGCCTGGGC
It contains:
- the LOC127798016 gene encoding plasmodesmata-located protein 3-like; the encoded protein is MALSLPLPPSPLLFPSLLPFSSSFVIVFFPFLISASSSDYSKLVFKGCSNQKLQDPTGAFSQSLKTLFSTLQSQSSASKFNKTTADSGGQAAVVGLFQCRGDLSGSDCNKCVAKLPAMAQKLCGPTIAARVQVGGCYMRYEVAGFKESAAEELLYKVCGSRKASGSGFGDRLETALGEIEKGVGSGNTGFYTGSYESVYVLGQCEGDLGTGDCVECVKSAVERAKSECGNSISGQVYLYLCYISYSYYPNGVPLPGSSNSLSGRTGRNAQKTVAIVVGGVAGFGILIAFLLVLKSAFKKKEVKFYAG